A window of the Juglans microcarpa x Juglans regia isolate MS1-56 chromosome 5D, Jm3101_v1.0, whole genome shotgun sequence genome harbors these coding sequences:
- the LOC121265876 gene encoding uncharacterized protein LOC121265876, which translates to MFLWRACQEALPTQSNLFKKKVVSHPLCPICNLEKEDAYHATWGCESAKDVWSLCSKSLQKCHFPHMSMIQLIEALFQIMESKTIQEFAVVVSKIWWRRNTLVFKGVFAHPKVIMHEARTTLDVLDEENSNHGARANMIYTSAETCQAPPLDWIKLNWDSAIDKARGLVGVGVVVRNSLGRIIATLRTKKHLYPDPLLAEAFGALKTMQFGLELGFT; encoded by the coding sequence ATGTTCCTTTGGAGGGCATGTCAAGAGGCTCTTCCAACCCAATCTAACCTTTTCAAGAAGAAAGTGGTCAGTCACCCTCTTTGTCCCATTTGCAACTTGGAGAAGGAAGATGCTTATCATGCTACATGGGGATGTGAGTCAGCCAAGGATGTGTGGAGTCTATGTTCAAAGAGCCTACAGAAATGTCATTTCCCACATATGTCTATGATTCAACTCATCGAAGCTTTATTTCAGATCATGGAAAGTAAGACTATTCAAGAATTTGCTGTGGTGGTCAGCAAGATCTGGTGGAGAAGGAACACTTTAGTCTTTAAAGGTGTTTTTGCTCACCCGAAAGTAATTATGCATGAGGCAAGAACCACCTTGGACGTGCTGGATGAGGAAAATTCAAACCATGGTGCTCGAGCCAACATGATCTACACTTCAGCAGAGACTTGCCAGGCTCCCCCATTAGACTGGATTAAGTTGAATTGGGATAGTGCTATTGACAAAGCTAGAGGTTTAGTTGGTGTGGGAGTGGTAGTGAGGAACAGTTTAGGAAGAATCATAGCAACCTTGAGAACCAAGAAACACCTCTATCCTGATCCATTACTAGCTGAGGCATTCGGTGCTCTTAAAACGATGCAATTTGGTCTGGAGCTTGGGTTTACATAG
- the LOC121265877 gene encoding uncharacterized mitochondrial protein AtMg00310-like produces the protein MLSQAGKEIYIKAVIQALPTYTMSVFKLPNSLLHDINRVINNFWWGQQSSENRIHWISWKRLDKAKTEGGMGFRDFEAFNKALLAKQCWRLIQHLDSLAAQVLKAKYFTSTNFQEAKIGSKPSYVWRSFLAARPLVEAGSYWRIGNGHQAQVWKDKWILSSNPSKAQSSVNVLTNNATVSSLIDTTTKQWNYALVQ, from the coding sequence ATGCTGTCACAAGCAGGAAAGGAGATCTATATCAAAGCTGTCATCCAAGCTTTGCCAACCTACACAATGTCTGTGTTTAAACTTCCTAATTCATTGCTTCATGACATCAATAGGGTCATTAACAACTTCTGGTGGGGGCAGCAGAGTAGTGAAAACAGAATTCATTGGATTTCATGGAAAAGGTTGGATAAGGCAAAAACTGAAGGGGGAATGGGTTTCAGGGATTTTGAAGCGTTTAACAAGGCTTTGCTGGCCAAACAATGCTGGAGGTTGATACAACACCTTGATTCCCTTGCTGCACAGGTGCTTAAAGCCAAGTATTTTACTAGTACCAACTTTCAAGAGGCAAAAATAGGCTCCAAGCCCTCCTATGTTTGGAGAAGTTTCTTAGCTGCAAGACCACTAGTAGAGGCAGGATCCTATTGGAGGATAGGTAATGGTCATCAAGCTCAGGTATGGAAGGACAAATGGATACTCTCTTCTAATCCTAGTAAGGCCCAAAGCTCTGTGAATGTTCTGACCAATAATGCAACAGTCTCATCTCTCATCGACACTACCACTAAGCAGTGGAATTATGCACTGGTGCAGTAG